One part of the Olleya sp. YS genome encodes these proteins:
- a CDS encoding alpha-ketoglutarate-dependent dioxygenase AlkB → MLFNEEIKLNLPDAEISYFPNFFNQEEANQFYKVLLNDIPWQQDDITIFGKTYAQPRLTALLADNNKPYSYSNITMHPHVFDSALNEIKKRVEQHVGITFTTCLANLYRDGQDSNGWHADNEKELGKNPTIASVSFGEARYFNLKHRHNKNLKQKLLLEHGSLLLMKGETQHHWLHQIAKTKKVVKPRINLTFRIIK, encoded by the coding sequence ATGCTATTTAATGAAGAAATAAAGCTGAATTTACCAGATGCAGAAATAAGCTACTTTCCAAACTTTTTTAATCAAGAAGAAGCAAATCAGTTTTATAAAGTGTTATTAAATGACATCCCTTGGCAACAAGATGATATAACAATTTTTGGAAAAACCTACGCACAGCCTAGACTAACTGCTTTGTTAGCAGATAATAACAAACCCTACAGCTATTCTAATATAACCATGCATCCACACGTATTTGATTCCGCTTTAAACGAAATAAAAAAACGAGTAGAGCAACACGTTGGAATAACTTTTACCACATGTCTTGCAAATTTATACAGAGATGGACAAGATAGTAACGGTTGGCATGCAGATAACGAAAAAGAATTAGGTAAAAATCCAACAATAGCTTCGGTAAGCTTTGGTGAGGCTAGGTATTTTAATTTAAAACACAGACATAACAAAAATCTAAAACAAAAACTATTGCTAGAGCATGGTAGTCTATTATTAATGAAAGGCGAAACACAACACCACTGGTTACATCAAATTGCAAAAACTAAAAAAGTAGTGAAACCAAGAATTAATTTAACGTTTAGAATCATTAAATAA
- a CDS encoding alpha/beta hydrolase, with translation MKTYLLVLLTLCSVSAIAQEQDYSSQDLVINKHIEGTLLLPNNKDKPNLAIIIAGSGPTDRNGNQNFLKSNTLKKLAIGLTNNNIATFRYDKRIVKQIRENNVDKDIMFDDFVTDATSVIDYFKLQGKYNKIFIVGHSQGSLVGMLAAKDRADGFISLAGAGQTIDNVILEQVEKTAPQFTEDTKRVFKILKEGKTTTDYPIALSSIFNLDVQKFIMNWMTYNPVEIMKTLDMPSLIINGTKDLQVSEAEATLLKDASPKAELKIIENMNHVLVTILGDDLENSKSYNESQRPLASELIDSIVLFINK, from the coding sequence ATGAAAACCTATCTTTTAGTTCTACTCACTTTGTGTTCTGTTTCTGCAATTGCTCAAGAACAGGACTATTCATCTCAAGACTTAGTCATTAATAAACATATAGAAGGTACTTTATTGCTTCCCAATAATAAAGATAAACCCAATCTAGCTATTATAATTGCTGGATCTGGACCGACAGATAGAAACGGAAATCAGAATTTTTTAAAAAGTAATACCCTAAAAAAACTAGCTATTGGTTTAACCAATAATAATATTGCAACTTTTAGATACGATAAGCGCATTGTAAAACAAATACGAGAAAACAACGTAGACAAAGACATTATGTTTGACGACTTTGTTACTGATGCTACATCTGTCATAGACTATTTTAAACTGCAAGGCAAGTATAATAAAATATTTATCGTTGGGCATAGTCAAGGTAGCCTGGTTGGCATGCTTGCAGCAAAAGATAGAGCTGATGGTTTTATATCCTTAGCTGGAGCTGGCCAAACTATAGATAATGTTATTTTAGAACAAGTCGAAAAAACTGCTCCTCAATTTACTGAAGATACCAAACGTGTGTTTAAAATTTTAAAAGAAGGAAAAACAACTACAGATTACCCTATAGCTTTATCATCAATTTTTAACTTAGACGTTCAAAAATTTATAATGAATTGGATGACCTATAATCCAGTAGAAATAATGAAAACTTTAGATATGCCTTCATTAATCATTAACGGAACCAAGGACTTACAAGTTAGCGAAGCTGAAGCTACGCTTTTAAAAGACGCATCACCTAAAGCAGAATTAAAAATTATTGAAAATATGAATCATGTGCTAGTGACTATTCTAGGTGATGATCTAGAAAACTCAAAATCTTATAACGAGTCACAAAGACCTTTAGCATCAGAGCTTATTGATAGCATAGTTTTGTTTATCAACAAATAA